CAAAAATCGCTAGAAAATGGTGTTTGGTTAAAGCCAGAAATGCTTCTTGAGGTCCGTAGCACGAAGACGAGAGTCCGTCGGCGCCAAGTCCAACCCAAGCAAAAAAAGCAATCAAAGAAATCTTATGAAAAATCTCATGATCGTGAGGGCTTTTCGGCCCGCCTATGAAAAGACGTTTTAATTTTTCAAACATTTTTCCTACCTTATCTCAAAACCTAATTTTGCCAGATCGTTTTTAATCAAATCAAAATGTGTTCCCTTCCAGTAGATTTGGCTGCATTTTTCGCATCTGTAAAATTGGTTTTGAGTCTTATATACATATTCAGGCACCAACTCTTTTAATTGAGTTTTTTCCGAAACTAAGAGAATTTTCCCGTTACAAAGCGTGCAGCGCGAGAATATTTTATCAAAAGAATATTTTAAATGAAGTTCGCTTGCCAATTGTTTCAGCTGTTCCCCGATAAAATCGCTTTTTAAATAGACTACCTGCCAGCCCCGCTTATCGCTAAGTTTTTTTCCCCGTGTAAGAAGCATTCTGTTTTCCCGCAAGCTCTCCAAAAGAAGTCCGCTTCCAAATTTATCAGGAGAATATTCAGTATCATATCCGAAAACCCTTAGCCATTTTGCCAAACGACCGAGCATTTTATCTACTAAAAATCTCTGTTCTCTCTGATTCATTTGTGTTCAACTAGCGCGTATTTTCTGTTACCCAGCCCTAGTTTTTCAGCATAATCCAACTGCACCGTCCAGTCAATTTCAGGAAAAATTGATCTCAAGAAATCTCCGCCAAATTTTTGATTTACCAGGTCTGCGCTTGCCTGATCTACAGCAACCGGATCGGAACCTGCAACTATGCCTATATCTTCAACCAAAGATTTTCCCCTATCAGAATAACAGTCGCAGTACTGGGTAATATGATTAATAAAGTTTATGCTGAAATGCTTTTTATTTTTCAAAGCGCCGCAGGCATATTCAACAATTTTTTCCTGAACTCCTTTTACGGTCTCATTCCAG
The genomic region above belongs to Elusimicrobiota bacterium and contains:
- a CDS encoding Mut7-C RNAse domain-containing protein; this encodes MNQREQRFLVDKMLGRLAKWLRVFGYDTEYSPDKFGSGLLLESLRENRMLLTRGKKLSDKRGWQVVYLKSDFIGEQLKQLASELHLKYSFDKIFSRCTLCNGKILLVSEKTQLKELVPEYVYKTQNQFYRCEKCSQIYWKGTHFDLIKNDLAKLGFEIR
- a CDS encoding DUF362 domain-containing protein, whose amino-acid sequence is VSIANAVFYAESAIFLSHFKGHELSGFGGALKNMGMGCGTRAGKYAMHHSVNPEIDIDKCTGCEKCIKWCSAGALSMKNKKISFDSSKCMGCGECILSCAFNVFRIPWNETVKGVQEKIVEYACGALKNKKHFSINFINHITQYCDCYSDRGKSLVEDIGIVAGSDPVAVDQASADLVNQKFGGDFLRSIFPEIDWTVQLDYAEKLGLGNRKYALVEHK